Sequence from the Bacillus sp. es.036 genome:
CTGTTGCTGAATCATTTGAAGCGCTTTTAACACATCTTGTCTACTAATAATTCCTATCAAACGGTGGTATTGATCGAGAACCGGCAGCATTTCGATTCCTTCCCAAATCATTGTATGGGCAGCAGATGCAACCGATGTTTGTTCATTTACTGTTAAAGGATGTTTCGTCATTACTTTTGAAATTGGTGTTTCGTTACGTTCTCCAAGAATATCTTTAGAAGTCACAATTCCCTGCACTTTCATATTAGGGTCCACAACAGGATAACGACTATGGAGCGTTTTCTCATTTAACTCGTGCCAACGACCTACGTTTTCCGTCGTCACAAGAAAACTTGTTTTCGTAAGTGGCGTTAAGATATCACTGACTAAAGCAATTTCCTTTTTTATCAACCGGTCATATATCGCTCGATTAATCATGGTTGCTACTGTAAAGGAATCGTAGGATGTTGAAATAATCGGTAAATCATAGGCATCTGCCATTTTTTTCACATCGTCCTGCGCGTCAAATCCACCCGTAATCAAAACGGCGGCGCCTGCTTCAAGCGCAATTTTGTGTACATTGTCTCGATTACCTACGATGAGTAAACTCCCAGGATCAACATAGCGCATCATTGCTTCCAATTTCATCGCTCCGATAACGAACTTGTGAAGGGTTTTATGTAGGCCGTTTCTCCCTCCAAGCACTTGTCCATCCACTACGTTCACCACTTCAGCATAAGTGAGTTTTTCGATGTTTTCTTTTTCTTTTTTTGTAATTCGGATTGTGCCCACACGTTCAATTGTGCTGACCGTACCTTTATTTTCAGCATCCTTGATCGCTCGATAGGCTGTCCCTTCACTCACTTTCAGCTCTCTTGCAATTTGACGCACAGATATTTTACTTCCCACTTCTAGCGTCTCAATATATTCGAGAATCTGTTCATGTTTCGTTGTCAATTTCTTTCACCATACTTTCTACGTTCACATCTGTATCAGTAGATATACTACTTCTGTTATAGTGGTGTTTGAATTGACTTCATTATACATAACTCATCCCTATAACTTCAACGACTGTATTGTTTTTTTCTTAAATCGACTGGTAAATCCTCTTCTGATATAAACTGAGTTTCTCTTCTCCCAAAGAACAAACCAGCAAGATTTCCACCAAGCGCCATGACAGCAAAGAGAAGCCAGAGACTAAAGAAAGCACCTTCAAGCGTTAAATCAATTTGAAAACGTGGTACAGCATCATACATTAAAAACAGAATACACAATACAGATAAAAACAATCGTTGTTTCACACCAATTCCCCCTTACAGCCTTTCTAAAAGGATATGTTTGAATTGGCTAATTTAATACGCTTATCCAACACAAAACCGATGCAGTGCATCGGTTTTGTGTTGGATTATAATTCGATTGTTTCGCCTGATTGTAAAAATTTACCCTTCGTTCCTTTAAGGCTATCTGCAAACGCCTCACCATCTTGTTCAATAAGTGGAAACGTATTGTAGTGAATTGGCACAGTTACGTCTGCGTTAATCCATTTCGCAGCAACAGCTGCGTCCTCTGGTCCCATTGTAAAATTATCACCAATCGGTAAGAACGCAAGATCAATTGACTTATCAGACAATAGCTTCATATCTGAAAAGAGTCCGGTATCACCAGCATGATAAACCGTCTTTCCTTCTGCACTAAACAGAATACCGGATGGCATGCCCGTGTAGATAATTTGCTGATTTTCTTCTTCTGTATAGCTCGAACCATGGAATGCTTGCGTTAGCTTCACCTTACCAAATTCAAATTCGTGAGCGCCACCAATGGCCATAGGGTGAGCATTAACCCCTTTAAATTCAAGGTATGTAGCCAGTTCAAATGGAGCTACGACTAAAGCATCATTTCGTTTCGCAATATCAACTGTATCTCCGACGTGATCATTATGTCCGTGTGTCAATAAAATAACGTCGCACTTCACTTCGTTAGCGTCTAACTTACATTGTCCATTACCTGAAATAAAAGGATCAATTAAAATTTTTGCTTTTTCCGTGACAATCTCAACAACTGAATGACCATGAAATGTAACTTTCATTTGGTATCGCTCCTTTAACGGTTGGAATTTTCAACCTCCATGAAAAATATAGAAGGATTGACTCTAGTCAGTAAGTTCCCTTTGAGTAATGATCTAAACTAGTAATACAACCATGCTCGTTCGTATTTTTCGATTAGATGAGGTTGAATAAGTGTATTCGGTTCAAATCGAACCTTCTTCCCTTCTCTCATCATCTGTTGATCTTCATCTTTCCCAAACACGCTAAGGGAGGGAATCATCTCACTTGATAGAAATTTGGTTTTTACAGCAAGCTTTAGCTTCTCTTGATCTACCGGCTCTCTCGTCCCCATCACAAAACCCCAGTTACCAAAGCTCGGAATGTCGACGTGGTAATTCGAAGTGATTAAACCAGTCTCTGCGATCGTGCGATCAATTGTCCAATAAGCTTCTCTTGCAAACAATGGACTTGTTGCTTGTACCATTAACGCTCCGTTGATTTCCAAATGATTACGTAACAACGAATAGAATTCCCACGTATACAACTTGTTTAACGATTCATTATTTGGATCAGGAAGATCAACAATGATCACATCAAATGCTTTTTCTTCTTGTTTAATATATTGAAAAGCATCTTCATTTTTAATTTGAACACGTTTATCTTCAAGCGCATGCTCGTTTAATTCCGTTAATAAGTGATGTTCTCTAGCGAGCTTCACCATTTCGGGATCTAAGTCTACTACTGTTATCGATTTCACGCGATCATATTTTAAAAGCTCTCGAACAGCTAGTCCATCTCCGCCTCCCAGTAATAATACATTTTCAGCATTTTGAACTGTCGCCATCGGGATATGAACGAGCGTTTCGTGGTATCGATGTTCATCACTTGAACTAAACTGAAGCTGTCCATTCAAAAAAAGTCTAAGATCTCCCTGTTCCCTCGTTAAGGTGATTTTTTGATAAGAAGTTTCTTCCGAGTAAATGATTGGATCTTTGTATAAACGCTGCTCAAAAGAGAAAGCCATTTCCTCACCAAAAATTGTACCGACAACCATTAGTAAAAACAAAAGCATTGCTATTCCAATATAAACAGCTCGATAAACCATCTCTTTTCGAAATGAATAAATCATCCAAAATGCGACGAGAATGTTCACGAGAGCGACAAGGAAAGCTGATTTTACAAGGCCAAATTCTGGTCGAAGGTAAAAGGCAAATAATAGTCCCCCTACAAGTCCTCCTGCATAGTCAGAAAAGAGAACTCTTGCTGTACTTTTATTAATTTCTACACCAATTTCATTCGCTTTTCGAATCAAAATTGGTAGTTCAAGGCCCGTTAATCCGCCTACAATAAGAATGGTCGTATAGAGTACAATAGTAGTTGCTTCTTCTCCTGCAATTGCCATAATTCCAAATACCGTAAAACTAGAAAACCCACCTATTAAACCAATAAGAAGTTCTATCGCAATAAATCTTGTAATTAAGTTTTTCACAACTTTTTCACTCAGGGATGCGCCAATCCCCATTCCAGTCAGAAAGAGCGAAATGGTTAACGTATATTGCTTTACACCATCACCTAGTATGTATGATCCTAGCGCGCCGAACAGCACTTCAAAAATAATTCCGCAGATCGATACAATTCCTGAAGCCCAGTACAACTGACTGCTTTTACTAAACGTCCTGCTCATGACTTTCACCTTCAGCTGTTCATTTCTTTTTTACGTGATTGATGCTCCTACTACTAAGCCAAGACCAATGGAAACGCACATGGAGAGTATACCTACTGATACAACACCTTCACTAAGCTTTTGTTCCACTGAGAAACGCCTTGTAAGAAAATCAAAGATATAATAAGCCACCAATTGAAGAACCACGCCATAGGCACCCCATATGACTGTATCGAGAACATCTGAACTATGATAAATGGCGAAAGCTAAGATAAGACAAATTCCAATAATCTTACCACCTATGGATAGCGCAACTGCCGTATTTCCGTTTTCAACCTGTTCCCAATCCTTGTATTTTGTCGTAATCAATTCAAAAATAATTAATCCAACAACTACAACAACAATCGCTGCAATAAAATAAATAAATGTTAATAAAAATGGTCCCATTATGATGATCCTCCTTCAATTATTTCCCTGTTCCCGGACCGCCGCCGCGACTCGATCCTCGAAAAGACGGAATCGTTGTCGGTCCTTTATATGTACCACCTGTGGTGCCATATCCTCCATAACAATTCCCGGTTGCGTTCAAACAACGGTTTTTTTGTTTTTTCCCCCAGTCATCTACATCCAGTATTTCATCTAGAATATAATAAGCTAGTAACCCATCAAAGAAATTAGGTTGGTAGTTATCTCGTACAAATCCAACTGTAGCGACTTCGACGAGGGTATTCGATGCGTCATCATTTTCTTGCAACGTAACGAGATAGTCATCATAAACGAGAATTTGTTTGCCTTCTTTTAATTCACTGACTTCATTCGGCTTTATTTGTTCCTGTAAGTAGGAGGCAACAGTAGGGATATCTTCCTCAGCATTGTAAACCTTTGAGACATCGCTTGAATCCACGCTGCTTTCAACGACATCTTCAAGCTGATAACGATCTTCGACGATTTCTTGAATATCCTTCGTAATCCCACATGCCGATAAGAGCAGAATGAATGCTGTCAGTAATCCAGTGAGCCATTTCATTCTTCCACCCCATTTAAGGGGAAAGCTTATTCTTTCCCCATTTTTTTCTTAAGATCTGCCAATTCATCATCGATACCGTCATTTTTGTCAAGTGCATCAAGCTCATCATCAAGAGAGCGACTTTTCGAACGCATATCTTCACTTGTCTCAGCTTCCGCCTCGTATTGAAGAACTTTTTCCTCCATCCGCTCAAAACCACGTTTAGAATCATCACCGCCAATATCAGACATGGCACGATTTATCTTCGTTTTCGTTTTGGCTGACTCTGCACGAGCCTTTAGACTATCTTTCTTCAGCTGCATTTGACGATACTCTTCTTTCATCTCATCTAACTTTGAACGAAGAGAATCTGCATCAGTCTTTGCTCTTTCATAAGATGTCTTCAGTGTTTCTGCTTTTGCTTCATGATCTTTTTTATCTTGAAGCGCTCTTCTGGCTAAATCATCATTATCAGATTCTAGCGCTTTCATCGCCTGATCCTGGCGCTTTGAAACCATGGCTTTAGCATCGTCCCATTTCTTTTTTAACATTTTTTCATTCGATATTTGTTTCGCTACAGCTGTTTCAGCATCTCGAATATCTGCTTCCATATCCCTCATAAACTGTTCTAGCATCTTTACCGGATCTTCTGCCTTATCAAGTGCAGCATTTAGTTCAGAAGACATGATCGTTTTAACTCGTTTAAACATATTAAACATTTGCTATCATCCTCTCATTTACTTCCAGCAAGAATTTTAATTTCATACTCTTCAATAGCATATCCTTTGCTTACTTCTACTTCAGAACCCCAAATTTCTATTGATAGAAAGTTTGTTTCATCTTCATTTGAAAAATCGTGGTATTCTACTTCCTGCCCATTTAAATTACTACCACGCCCAGTCCCTGACACTTTTGCTCGACCATGTTCTTCTCTATAATACGTAACATCGTCTATGGTTAGCTTTTTTGGTATGGGTCTTGCCAGCTTTTCCTTCACGTTACGATAAATGCCTAGCTCAAGTTCGTCATCCATTTCGGCACTTAGCCATACCGAGGATGCTCCCGATTTCAGCTGATAGGCGTACCACTTATAGCCATTATTCTGATACGTCAGTGATCCGACAACTTCATAATCCTCCAGATCATAAGTGACGATATCCCCAACTTGAATCGAAAAAACGGTCCTTTCTTTAATCGTGTTTTCTTCCTTCTTTCCGAATAATTTTGATAAAAAACTCATTTCCTCGCCTCCCATCCCTCATAGTTTTATACGAATCATCGCTAAAAAAGTTCCCTTTATTTTTCTGGTTTTCGATGAGAAACCATTCCCTCTTGCTCAGTATAATAGAAATCCAGTGGGGGTCGTTCTGTTAAGAGAGCTTTCTTTTCCAGTTTAAAGAAGCTGATTTTCCGAAACGGATCTCCTTCGATGACCGGAGCTTCTTTCTCAGAATGAATGTATAAGTCCACAGCTCTCTGAACTGTATCAATCCAAAATGGAATATGACGGTGTTGTTCTTCAAAAAGTTCAAACGTCTCTTTCGACATATAAAATGGTTTAGACGGAATACCTCCAAGGTGAGATATAAGAAAAGAAGCATCGAGTTCATTGTTATCCTTTACAAGAACTTTTAACGAAATACCATCACGTTTCTTTTCTGCGAATTTACCGACTGCCTGCCGTATTTCATGAAGGCTTGCTTCTATCATCGTTGGATGATCCACTTTACTCTTTTCATTCTTTTTTCTCCAAAATGCCATGTTTTCACCTCCCCATACACATGTTCCGTATTGAATGAAGAAAATCCTTTTCTACATTCACACTTCTTATAATAACGAGCCGTCATACAAGGCGTAAAAAAATAAAGCAGCTACTAGCTGCTTTATACCTCCTTTACTTTTCAAGGAGTGAACGAACACTTTTATAATCAAGCTGTTGCGCTTCAGCTACTGCTTCATACGTTACAAAACCATGCATCGTGTTAATCCCCTTTAACAAAGGTTCATTTTCAAGACAGGCTTTCTTGTATCCTTTATTCGCAAGCTGAACCGCATAAGGAACAGTCACATTCGTTAAGGCAATCGTGGATGTACGTGGCACAGCGCCAGGCATATTGGCTACAGCGTAATGCACAACACCGTGCTTCGTATAGGTTGGATTATCATGAGTTGTGATACGATCCGTTGTTTCGAATATACCTCCCTGATCAATCGCCACATCAACGATGACGGAACCCGGCTTCATTTCTTTAATCATCTCTTCCGTTACCAGTTTTGGCGCTTTTGCTCCTGGAATAAGAACAGCACCGATAACAAGATCTGATTCTTTTACCGCTTCTATTATATTTAGTGGATTGGACATCATCGTATTTATTTCAGTTCCAAAAATATCATCAAGCTGTCGCATTCGTTCTGGGCTTAAATCCATAATCGTTACGTCTGCTCCAAGTCCCATTGCAATTTTAGCTGCATTCGTACCAACAACTCCGCCGCCAATGACAGTAACTTTTCCTCTCTTTACGCCTGGAACGCCACCTAATAGAATGCCAAGTCCACCTTTGGGTTTCTCAAGAAATTGAGCACCGATCTGTGCAGCCATCCGGCCAGCCACTTCACTCATAGGAGTTAAAAGAGGTAATGAGCCATTTGGCAGCTGAACCGTTTCATACGCAATGCCAATCACTTTTTTTTCCACAAGCGCTCGTGTCAGCTCAGACTCCGCAGCTAGGTGTAAATATGTAAATAAAATTAGCCCCTCACGAAAATAACCATATTCCTGAGGAAGCGGCTCTTTTACTTTCATAACCATTTCCTTCGACCACGCTTCTGCGGCCGTTTCAACAAGATGAGCGCCAGCTTCTAGATACTGCTCATCTCCAAAACCAGAACCCACTCCCGCCCCTTTTTCGATATATACTTCATGGCCGAAGCCCGTTAAACTTAATACTCCAGCAGGTGTCATCGCTACTCGGTTCTCATTGTTTTTCACTTCCACAGGAATGCCAATATGCATGCATACTCCTCCTTCGTCTCTCTTTGGCCGTATAAAATCACCCAACCATTCTAAAAGTTACCAAAATCATTCAAAAGACGATTCTCTAAACGTAAAAACATAAGTTTATTTTCGTAATCTTCACACTATTATCATATACCCCACAGTTACCATTAACAACCCGCTAATTAAGCTAACAACGATGTAAACAACCGATAGCCAAAGCTTAGTTGTAGCTAGCTCAAATGCTTCATACATAAATGTCGAAAAGGTCGTCAACGCTCCGAGAAAACCTGTTGAGATCCCAGGCCCCCAATCTCCCGCTCCAAACGCCATCCCCATTAAGAAACTTCCTAATAGATTTACTAAAAGAGTTGCTAGCGGGAAATGAAATTGATTAAAGCGGTTTACCCCTAGTGCTGTGACATAACGAAGCCATGCCCCAACGCCGCCACCAATAGCAATCATCAACCAATCCATCCTTAGTCCCTCCCCACTTTTTTCGCTAAGGAAACCCCTATGATGACGCTTAAGATTCCAGCTAGAATACTACCGCCACCATACAAAGCTAATCCCCAAAAGTGACCATCTCTTATGTAAACGAACAAATCAAGAGAGTACGTGGAAAAGGTTGTAAATGATCCTAACAAACCAGTCGCAATAAATTTTTTCACTGAATCTGAAAGGCGAGGGTTCATACTTACAAATTGATAGAAAAAACCTAGAAGAATGGAGCCGACGATATTGACAATAAAGGTAGCGATCGGACTGCCATTCAGCACTGTACCAATTCCCCCTCTAAGAGAGGCTCCAATGGCTCCACCAGCTATGACAGCAAAACTATTTTTCACTTGAATGCGGCTCCTTTCACGTCTTTCCTCATCTTATCGAAACCGCTATTCAAAGTCTACTGATCGTTTTCATCCCATACCCAGGTGTATAACCTTCCGCTCGCATCCATCCACTTTAATTCAAATCGTTCCGCGTTTTGATAACCAAAGCTGTCCATTTTTTTCACAAGTTCTTCTACTCTTGCAATTTCGGTTACTTCTAGATGTTGAAACAAAGCTTCGACTTCCTTTTTTGCTCGCTCTCCCTTTTCAACAACATTTCCGTTCTCAACTTCAAATTCATTCGGACTAGAGAACTCCCATTCATGTTCAATTCCATTAGAAACAACCATACATTTAAATGAAAAACTGTTCTGGAGTGTAGAAGCTTCTGCTCGAATTGTAAACAGACATAAGTAAACAGCAAAAGTTATGATGGTAAGTTTCCTCATTATTCATCACCTCCTCCTTATGCTGACTGAAAGTGATGAATATTATTCCTAAACGCATCATTAGAATTGCTTCCGCTTAAGATCACAACTAAAATAAAACTATATTTGTTGTAAAAGGAGAGTCTATGAGCAGTTTACCGAAATCATCTAATTCTATTCAAATTGAAAGATATGGACTTGAATCCGTTCCAGAAACGTCGCGTACGACTCGCTGGTACGAATATACCATGATTCAAATGGCTGTATCCGTGAATGCCGGGAATTTCCTTGTGCCTGCTCTTGCCGTTCTCGAAGGAGGACTTAGCTTCATTTGGGCTGTGCTTGCGACCGTATTCGGAGCAACTGTCGCCTTTCTATTCGTCTCATTCCTATCCTTTCCAGGAGCAAGACGCGGAATCCCGTCTCAATATGCAGTGCGAGCATTTGTTGGTGTAAAGGGAGCCCAATACTTTGCTTCACCAGTTAGAACCATCACGTCACTATACTGGTTTTCCGTCCAAACCATTGGCGGTACTTATATGGTCGTTGAGTTAATGAAACGCGCTTTTTCAATAAAGCTTCTGTTTCTGCCGACGTCACTGTTACTTGCTACTATAATGGCGTTACTTGCGTTAGTCGGTTTCGATGCGGTTAAAAAAGTGACCAAGTATTTTCTTCCTCTTTTATTTGCTGGAGGCGTTGCAATGTTCTTTGTTTATTTCACTACTTCTATTAACGGCAGCAGCTACTCATCCGTTATCACATTTAATGGAGAACCAAACAGATCATTCTTTTTCTTCGCCAGCCTTGCATTTGTTCAGTATGTATCTGGAGTAAGCAGCTCTTCCGATATGGCAAGATACGCTAAATCTCCTCAGCATGCATTCTGGGGCATATTCTCTGGGAATACCTTTGGGTTTACATTAACCGCACTTCTCGGTGCCTATACCGCTACAGTAGCAGGAACATGGAACCCTTTTTTAATCACAAGTCAACAGACGCAATCTACTCTCCTGTTAATCCTAATCTTTGCATCCGCACTCTGTTCAATGATCATGATCAACATTAGCAATGCGTACACAGGAGGATATAGCCTTCTAAACACGTTTCCATCTCTCGGACGAGTGAAGAGTGCCCTTTTACTAGGTTTCGCTGCTGTAGCGTTAAGTGCATTTCCAGCCTTTGTGGATGAAGCGGAATCGTTTATTTCTTTGCTTGGTGCTTTTGTTATTCCATTAT
This genomic interval carries:
- a CDS encoding DRTGG domain-containing protein, which translates into the protein MTTKHEQILEYIETLEVGSKISVRQIARELKVSEGTAYRAIKDAENKGTVSTIERVGTIRITKKEKENIEKLTYAEVVNVVDGQVLGGRNGLHKTLHKFVIGAMKLEAMMRYVDPGSLLIVGNRDNVHKIALEAGAAVLITGGFDAQDDVKKMADAYDLPIISTSYDSFTVATMINRAIYDRLIKKEIALVSDILTPLTKTSFLVTTENVGRWHELNEKTLHSRYPVVDPNMKVQGIVTSKDILGERNETPISKVMTKHPLTVNEQTSVASAAHTMIWEGIEMLPVLDQYHRLIGIISRQDVLKALQMIQQQPQIGETFDDLITSQIKDVSTPSESRYSCEITPQMTSLLGTLSYGVVTTLVTEAGSRVLKKYKKGDLVVENITLYFIKPVQIDHTIEIVPKVLEVSRKFGKVDVEIYHEGSVVGKALMMAQLIDR
- a CDS encoding metal-dependent hydrolase, with translation MKVTFHGHSVVEIVTEKAKILIDPFISGNGQCKLDANEVKCDVILLTHGHNDHVGDTVDIAKRNDALVVAPFELATYLEFKGVNAHPMAIGGAHEFEFGKVKLTQAFHGSSYTEEENQQIIYTGMPSGILFSAEGKTVYHAGDTGLFSDMKLLSDKSIDLAFLPIGDNFTMGPEDAAVAAKWINADVTVPIHYNTFPLIEQDGEAFADSLKGTKGKFLQSGETIEL
- a CDS encoding polyamine aminopropyltransferase, translating into MSRTFSKSSQLYWASGIVSICGIIFEVLFGALGSYILGDGVKQYTLTISLFLTGMGIGASLSEKVVKNLITRFIAIELLIGLIGGFSSFTVFGIMAIAGEEATTIVLYTTILIVGGLTGLELPILIRKANEIGVEINKSTARVLFSDYAGGLVGGLLFAFYLRPEFGLVKSAFLVALVNILVAFWMIYSFRKEMVYRAVYIGIAMLLFLLMVVGTIFGEEMAFSFEQRLYKDPIIYSEETSYQKITLTREQGDLRLFLNGQLQFSSSDEHRYHETLVHIPMATVQNAENVLLLGGGDGLAVRELLKYDRVKSITVVDLDPEMVKLAREHHLLTELNEHALEDKRVQIKNEDAFQYIKQEEKAFDVIIVDLPDPNNESLNKLYTWEFYSLLRNHLEINGALMVQATSPLFAREAYWTIDRTIAETGLITSNYHVDIPSFGNWGFVMGTREPVDQEKLKLAVKTKFLSSEMIPSLSVFGKDEDQQMMREGKKVRFEPNTLIQPHLIEKYERAWLYY
- a CDS encoding DUF350 domain-containing protein; this translates as MGPFLLTFIYFIAAIVVVVVGLIIFELITTKYKDWEQVENGNTAVALSIGGKIIGICLILAFAIYHSSDVLDTVIWGAYGVVLQLVAYYIFDFLTRRFSVEQKLSEGVVSVGILSMCVSIGLGLVVGASIT
- a CDS encoding DUF4247 domain-containing protein, which encodes MKWLTGLLTAFILLLSACGITKDIQEIVEDRYQLEDVVESSVDSSDVSKVYNAEEDIPTVASYLQEQIKPNEVSELKEGKQILVYDDYLVTLQENDDASNTLVEVATVGFVRDNYQPNFFDGLLAYYILDEILDVDDWGKKQKNRCLNATGNCYGGYGTTGGTYKGPTTIPSFRGSSRGGGPGTGK
- a CDS encoding PspA/IM30 family protein, encoding MFNMFKRVKTIMSSELNAALDKAEDPVKMLEQFMRDMEADIRDAETAVAKQISNEKMLKKKWDDAKAMVSKRQDQAMKALESDNDDLARRALQDKKDHEAKAETLKTSYERAKTDADSLRSKLDEMKEEYRQMQLKKDSLKARAESAKTKTKINRAMSDIGGDDSKRGFERMEEKVLQYEAEAETSEDMRSKSRSLDDELDALDKNDGIDDELADLKKKMGKE
- a CDS encoding DUF4178 domain-containing protein, with amino-acid sequence MSFLSKLFGKKEENTIKERTVFSIQVGDIVTYDLEDYEVVGSLTYQNNGYKWYAYQLKSGASSVWLSAEMDDELELGIYRNVKEKLARPIPKKLTIDDVTYYREEHGRAKVSGTGRGSNLNGQEVEYHDFSNEDETNFLSIEIWGSEVEVSKGYAIEEYEIKILAGSK
- a CDS encoding DUF3939 domain-containing protein, producing the protein MAFWRKKNEKSKVDHPTMIEASLHEIRQAVGKFAEKKRDGISLKVLVKDNNELDASFLISHLGGIPSKPFYMSKETFELFEEQHRHIPFWIDTVQRAVDLYIHSEKEAPVIEGDPFRKISFFKLEKKALLTERPPLDFYYTEQEGMVSHRKPEK
- the ald gene encoding alanine dehydrogenase, translating into MHIGIPVEVKNNENRVAMTPAGVLSLTGFGHEVYIEKGAGVGSGFGDEQYLEAGAHLVETAAEAWSKEMVMKVKEPLPQEYGYFREGLILFTYLHLAAESELTRALVEKKVIGIAYETVQLPNGSLPLLTPMSEVAGRMAAQIGAQFLEKPKGGLGILLGGVPGVKRGKVTVIGGGVVGTNAAKIAMGLGADVTIMDLSPERMRQLDDIFGTEINTMMSNPLNIIEAVKESDLVIGAVLIPGAKAPKLVTEEMIKEMKPGSVIVDVAIDQGGIFETTDRITTHDNPTYTKHGVVHYAVANMPGAVPRTSTIALTNVTVPYAVQLANKGYKKACLENEPLLKGINTMHGFVTYEAVAEAQQLDYKSVRSLLEK
- a CDS encoding fluoride efflux transporter FluC — protein: MDWLMIAIGGGVGAWLRYVTALGVNRFNQFHFPLATLLVNLLGSFLMGMAFGAGDWGPGISTGFLGALTTFSTFMYEAFELATTKLWLSVVYIVVSLISGLLMVTVGYMIIV
- a CDS encoding fluoride efflux transporter FluC — encoded protein: MKNSFAVIAGGAIGASLRGGIGTVLNGSPIATFIVNIVGSILLGFFYQFVSMNPRLSDSVKKFIATGLLGSFTTFSTYSLDLFVYIRDGHFWGLALYGGGSILAGILSVIIGVSLAKKVGRD
- a CDS encoding purine-cytosine permease family protein; amino-acid sequence: MSSLPKSSNSIQIERYGLESVPETSRTTRWYEYTMIQMAVSVNAGNFLVPALAVLEGGLSFIWAVLATVFGATVAFLFVSFLSFPGARRGIPSQYAVRAFVGVKGAQYFASPVRTITSLYWFSVQTIGGTYMVVELMKRAFSIKLLFLPTSLLLATIMALLALVGFDAVKKVTKYFLPLLFAGGVAMFFVYFTTSINGSSYSSVITFNGEPNRSFFFFASLAFVQYVSGVSSSSDMARYAKSPQHAFWGIFSGNTFGFTLTALLGAYTATVAGTWNPFLITSQQTQSTLLLILIFASALCSMIMINISNAYTGGYSLLNTFPSLGRVKSALLLGFAAVALSAFPAFVDEAESFISLLGAFVIPLSAVIVTDFMVIKKGSFTSAMLETLSERTLNRSGFLAILLGVLFYLLLPTDYSPGFLSFLLTGILYLLFHRFKKKNVH